The Bacteroidales bacterium genome window below encodes:
- a CDS encoding FAD-binding protein, producing the protein MSEILSKLGPLIDGELKLDSTTRLLYSTDASVYREIPAGVVFPKNANDIQKIVEFCHNHKFPIIARGAGTSLAGQVVGKGLIMDTSRYLTKILELNIEEKWVRVEPGVILDELNRYLKPYGLFFGPETSTSSRCTIGGMVGNNSCGSRSIVYKTTREHLLEAKVILSDGSSAVFKSIDKEEFEEKRGKNNLEGRIYQQLDEILQSEHNRNTIIAEYPDSSIYRRNNGYAIDLLAKSNLYFDGGDSFNLCKILSGSEGTLAIGTEFKLNLVDLPYSNVGLLCVHFDSLEEALQGNLIALQFSPSAVELMDYKILDAAKKNINQERNRFFIKGNPKAILIIELVRADNDKLQKDLSQLIEQFKSISMGYHYPIVTGNDVSRVWSLRKAGLGVLSNIEGDAKPVTVMEDTAVKVELLPEYIVEFQKLLDKHQADCVFYAHVGSGELHLRPVLNLKSKSDRVRFRKIATDIAHLVKKHRGSLSGEHGDGRLRSEFIKIMIGDVCYSFLEKIKGAFDPNNILNPGKIVYPVAMDECLRYAENQQTREIESYFDFSEQGGMLRAVEKCNGSADCRRVNTFSGNMCPTYMATLDEAASTRARANLLREFLTHSTKKNPFAHRELFEILDLCISCKACKTECPSNIDMAKFKSEFLQHYHDEYGISLRTRCFANIALLNKIMSFAPALSNFFTQNRLFSNPIKRIIGVAGKRNLPKVNSKTLRKSIKSMQAESKASKGTVYLFVDEFTNHTDVDTGIAAILLLLKLGYNVLTVKHPQSGRAYISKGYLRKATKIAKQQIDIFSTIVSGDIPLVGIEPSAILSFRDEYPQLLKGEMQRKAKAISENCLLIDEFIVREYKKGNIEQNLFTDEYKDLKLHTHCQQKAIAGSNATIEMLQIPKNYKVEIIRSGCCGMAGSFGYEKEHYNLSMKIGELDLFPAILQSDKTTIIAANGTSCRQQIYDGTGREALHPVEILYKAISNVQ; encoded by the coding sequence ATGTCGGAAATATTATCAAAGTTGGGTCCTCTAATTGACGGCGAATTGAAATTAGATTCAACGACAAGACTTTTATATTCGACAGATGCTTCGGTCTATCGTGAAATTCCAGCTGGAGTTGTTTTTCCCAAAAACGCAAATGATATACAAAAAATCGTGGAATTTTGCCATAACCATAAGTTTCCGATAATAGCACGTGGCGCAGGCACCTCTTTGGCTGGTCAAGTAGTAGGGAAAGGGTTGATAATGGATACTTCACGATACTTAACAAAGATATTAGAGTTAAATATCGAGGAAAAATGGGTAAGAGTTGAGCCCGGTGTAATACTTGACGAGCTAAACAGATACCTTAAACCCTACGGTTTGTTTTTTGGCCCGGAGACTTCAACATCATCGCGTTGTACAATAGGTGGAATGGTAGGAAACAACAGTTGTGGTTCACGCTCAATTGTCTATAAGACTACACGCGAACATTTGCTTGAAGCGAAAGTGATATTAAGTGATGGTTCTTCAGCGGTTTTCAAAAGCATTGACAAGGAAGAGTTTGAAGAAAAGAGAGGGAAGAACAACCTTGAGGGCAGGATTTACCAACAGTTAGACGAAATATTACAATCAGAACACAACAGAAACACCATTATTGCAGAATATCCTGACTCTTCTATTTATAGACGTAACAATGGATACGCAATTGACCTGTTGGCGAAAAGCAATCTATATTTCGATGGTGGCGATAGTTTTAATCTTTGCAAAATATTGTCTGGCAGTGAGGGCACATTAGCTATTGGCACTGAATTTAAACTAAATTTGGTCGATTTGCCTTATTCAAACGTTGGGTTGTTATGCGTACATTTTGATTCGTTGGAGGAGGCTTTGCAGGGAAATCTTATTGCATTACAATTTTCTCCAAGTGCCGTTGAACTAATGGATTATAAAATTTTAGATGCTGCGAAGAAAAACATAAACCAAGAACGAAACAGGTTTTTCATAAAAGGCAATCCAAAAGCCATTCTGATTATTGAATTAGTAAGAGCTGACAACGACAAACTGCAAAAAGATCTATCGCAACTAATCGAGCAATTTAAGTCTATTTCAATGGGTTATCACTATCCTATTGTTACAGGAAATGATGTTTCAAGAGTATGGTCGTTGCGGAAAGCAGGCTTAGGTGTGTTGTCAAATATCGAGGGCGATGCCAAGCCTGTAACAGTTATGGAAGATACAGCCGTAAAAGTGGAGTTGTTGCCGGAATATATTGTCGAGTTTCAAAAGCTTTTGGATAAACATCAAGCCGATTGTGTTTTTTATGCACACGTCGGCAGTGGAGAGTTGCATTTAAGGCCTGTGTTAAATTTAAAAAGCAAATCGGACAGGGTGCGATTTCGTAAAATAGCTACTGATATAGCTCATTTGGTTAAAAAACACAGAGGTTCACTTAGTGGTGAGCATGGTGATGGCAGACTTAGAAGTGAGTTTATTAAAATTATGATTGGCGACGTGTGTTATTCCTTTTTGGAAAAAATAAAAGGTGCATTTGACCCAAACAACATTTTGAATCCGGGGAAAATAGTCTATCCCGTGGCTATGGACGAATGTTTGCGATATGCTGAAAATCAGCAAACAAGGGAAATAGAGAGCTATTTCGATTTCTCGGAACAAGGTGGTATGTTACGTGCGGTAGAAAAGTGTAACGGCTCGGCTGATTGTCGCCGTGTTAATACCTTTTCGGGGAATATGTGTCCAACATATATGGCTACATTAGATGAAGCAGCTTCAACACGTGCCAGAGCAAACCTTTTGAGAGAGTTTCTCACCCATTCGACAAAGAAAAATCCGTTTGCACACCGAGAACTGTTTGAAATTTTAGATCTGTGTATTTCGTGTAAAGCCTGTAAGACTGAGTGTCCGTCTAATATAGATATGGCAAAATTCAAGTCGGAATTTTTACAACACTATCACGACGAGTATGGCATATCGTTGCGCACACGTTGTTTTGCCAATATTGCGTTGCTAAATAAAATAATGTCATTTGCTCCTGCACTGTCAAACTTTTTTACTCAAAACAGGTTGTTTTCAAACCCAATAAAGCGCATAATAGGAGTTGCTGGTAAAAGAAATTTGCCAAAAGTTAATTCTAAGACCCTCAGAAAGAGTATAAAATCAATGCAAGCAGAGAGCAAGGCGAGCAAAGGCACCGTTTATCTTTTTGTAGATGAGTTTACTAACCATACCGATGTTGATACGGGAATAGCAGCAATATTGCTTTTGTTAAAACTCGGTTACAATGTACTGACAGTCAAACATCCTCAAAGTGGGCGCGCATATATTAGCAAAGGATATTTGCGAAAAGCAACAAAAATTGCAAAGCAACAGATAGATATTTTTAGCACTATTGTTTCCGGAGATATACCATTGGTAGGCATAGAACCCTCTGCTATTCTGAGCTTTAGAGATGAATATCCCCAATTGCTAAAAGGGGAAATGCAACGCAAGGCAAAAGCCATTTCGGAAAACTGTTTGTTGATAGACGAATTTATTGTTAGAGAGTACAAAAAAGGAAATATCGAGCAGAACCTGTTTACAGACGAGTACAAAGATTTGAAACTTCACACCCATTGTCAACAAAAGGCTATTGCCGGCTCAAATGCTACAATAGAGATGCTACAAATACCTAAAAACTACAAGGTTGAGATAATTCGTTCAGGTTGTTGCGGTATGGCGGGAAGTTTCGGATACGAAAAGGAGCATTACAATTTGTCGATGAAGATAGGGGAGTTGGATCTATTTCCTGCAATACTCCAAAGCGACAAAACGACAATAATAGCCGCAAATGGCACCAGCTGCCGTCAACAGATATACGATGGAACGGGGAGAGAAGCATTGCATCCGGTTGAGATACTCTATAAAGCAATTAGCAATGTGCAATGA
- a CDS encoding DUF4783 domain-containing protein has protein sequence MRIYLSLICFLITFGSHTFLYSQNQTIAGIYNAIISSDSKDLSTYFNKQLIVSIDENEYNCSKKQAEGIIKKFFKNHKVQKLVVIQQNTEEQSSYIICRYTTTNENFRLYVNLKTFNDELKIFQIIIKNENG, from the coding sequence ATGAGAATTTATTTAAGCTTAATTTGTTTTTTGATTACATTTGGTAGTCATACGTTTTTGTACTCTCAAAATCAGACAATAGCAGGTATTTATAATGCTATCATTTCGTCAGATTCAAAAGATTTGTCAACCTATTTCAATAAACAACTAATCGTATCTATTGATGAAAACGAATATAACTGTTCTAAGAAGCAAGCGGAAGGCATTATCAAAAAATTCTTTAAAAATCACAAAGTCCAAAAGTTGGTTGTAATTCAACAAAATACTGAAGAGCAGTCGTCATATATTATTTGCAGATATACAACCACTAACGAAAATTTTAGGCTCTACGTAAACCTAAAAACTTTTAACGATGAACTAAAAATATTTCAAATTATTATTAAAAATGAGAACGGATAA